In one window of Juglans regia cultivar Chandler chromosome 3, Walnut 2.0, whole genome shotgun sequence DNA:
- the LOC109018939 gene encoding uncharacterized protein LOC109018939 isoform X1: MTEEEYCSYRDQVLKTEGFDVDRIPGVSCFHQIQPYNVDKKTWDYEGYSRLAIEEYNFRFKDANAGLEFVKVLKAMGQAANAMRFYLTLEARDLADGGKTKIYQAVVLSGVTKDTVSSFRLKPAEDEKGLLPSDNFFHDPQTIDIFQSLSPTSLQSDLQKLWVVKVAVIEKNGFGKIIFAMV, encoded by the exons ATGACGGAAGAGGAATACTGCTCCTACAGGGATCAAGTTTTGAAGACTGAA GGCTTTGATGTTGACCGCATTCCTGGCGTCTCTTGTTTTCACCAAATTCAGCCTTACAACGTGGACAAAAAGACTTGGGATTACGAAGGATATTCGCGGCTTGCAATCGAGGAATACAACTTTCGCTTCAAG GATGCAAATGCAGGGTTGGAGTTTGTGAAGGTGCTGAAGGCAATGGGTCAGGCTGCCAACGCAATGAGGTTTTATTTAACCCTTGAGGCTAGGGATCTTGCTGATGGAGGCAAGACTAAGATCTATCAAGCTGTGGTATTATCGGGGGTAACTAAGGATACAGTGTCATCCTTTAGGCTAAAACCTGCTGAAGATGAGAAAG GCCTCTTGCCctctgataatttttttcacgaTCCACAAACAATTGATATTTTCCAATCATTGTCTCCAACCTCTTTGCAGTCAGATCTTCAAAAACTTTGGGTAGTTAAG GTTGCAGTCATAGAAAAGAATGGTTTTGGGAAGATCATCTTTGCAATG GTCTGA
- the LOC108980528 gene encoding haloacid dehalogenase-like hydrolase domain-containing protein 3 isoform X2, whose product MAAKSVGLPCPDYKRVHEGFKLAYKDMAKKHPCFGYATKMPNIVWWKTCVRDSFVRAGYDYDEDTFEKVFRRIYASFGSSAPYTLFPDSQPFLRWVREQGIKVGIVSNADYRYRDVILPAMNINQGSEWDFGVFSGLEGVEKPDPRIYEIVLKRAGDIAPEEVLHIGDSMRKDYVSAKTLGMHALLLDRFKTPDAEEWRKSGAIVLPELMATKDWLTSRKSTC is encoded by the exons ATGGCAGCCAAATCTGTTGGGCTGCCATGCCCTGACTACAAACGTGTGCATGAGGGCTTCAAACTTGCCTATAAAGACATGGCCAAAAAGCATCCTTGTTTTGGGTATGCCACAAAAATGCCCAACATAGTGTGGTGGAAGACGTGTGTGAGAGACTCCTTTGTCAGG GCTGGATATGACTATGACGAGGATACATTTGAGAAGGTGTTCAGACGCATATATGCATCTTTTGGTTCATCTGCTCCTTATACTCTCTTTCCAGACTCCCAACCATTTCTAAGATGGGTGCGTGAGCAGGGGATTAAAGTTGGGATTGTTAGTAATGCAGATTATCGGTATCGAGATGTAATTCTTCCAGCCATGAATATCAACCAG GGATCTGAATGGGACTTTGGAGTGTTTTCTGGTCTCGAAGGTGTAGAGAAACCTGACCCAAGGATTTACGAAATTGTGCTCAAGAGAGCTGGAGATATTGCACCGGAAGAAGTTCTGCATATTGGGGACAGCATGCGCAAAGACTATGTGTCAGCAAAGACTCTGGGGATGCATGCATTACTGTTGGATAGATTCAAGACGCCTGATGCTGAGGAATGGAGAAAATCTGGTGCCATTGTGCTTCCTGAATTAATGGCAACAAAAGATTGGCTTACTTCACGAAAGTCAACCTGCTGA
- the LOC109018939 gene encoding uncharacterized protein LOC109018939 isoform X3, with product MTEEEYCSYRDQVLKTEGFDVDRIPGVSCFHQIQPYNVDKKTWDYEGYSRLAIEEYNFRFKDANAGLEFVKVLKAMGQAANAMRFYLTLEARDLADGGKTKIYQAVVLSGVTKDTVSSFRLKPAEDEKGCSHRKEWFWEDHLCNGLIC from the exons ATGACGGAAGAGGAATACTGCTCCTACAGGGATCAAGTTTTGAAGACTGAA GGCTTTGATGTTGACCGCATTCCTGGCGTCTCTTGTTTTCACCAAATTCAGCCTTACAACGTGGACAAAAAGACTTGGGATTACGAAGGATATTCGCGGCTTGCAATCGAGGAATACAACTTTCGCTTCAAG GATGCAAATGCAGGGTTGGAGTTTGTGAAGGTGCTGAAGGCAATGGGTCAGGCTGCCAACGCAATGAGGTTTTATTTAACCCTTGAGGCTAGGGATCTTGCTGATGGAGGCAAGACTAAGATCTATCAAGCTGTGGTATTATCGGGGGTAACTAAGGATACAGTGTCATCCTTTAGGCTAAAACCTGCTGAAGATGAGAAAG GTTGCAGTCATAGAAAAGAATGGTTTTGGGAAGATCATCTTTGCAATG GTCTGATATGTTGA
- the LOC109018939 gene encoding uncharacterized protein LOC109018939 isoform X2, translated as MTEEEYCSYRDQVLKTEPYNVDKKTWDYEGYSRLAIEEYNFRFKDANAGLEFVKVLKAMGQAANAMRFYLTLEARDLADGGKTKIYQAVVLSGVTKDTVSSFRLKPAEDEKGLLPSDNFFHDPQTIDIFQSLSPTSLQSDLQKLWVVKVAVIEKNGFGKIIFAMV; from the exons ATGACGGAAGAGGAATACTGCTCCTACAGGGATCAAGTTTTGAAGACTGAA CCTTACAACGTGGACAAAAAGACTTGGGATTACGAAGGATATTCGCGGCTTGCAATCGAGGAATACAACTTTCGCTTCAAG GATGCAAATGCAGGGTTGGAGTTTGTGAAGGTGCTGAAGGCAATGGGTCAGGCTGCCAACGCAATGAGGTTTTATTTAACCCTTGAGGCTAGGGATCTTGCTGATGGAGGCAAGACTAAGATCTATCAAGCTGTGGTATTATCGGGGGTAACTAAGGATACAGTGTCATCCTTTAGGCTAAAACCTGCTGAAGATGAGAAAG GCCTCTTGCCctctgataatttttttcacgaTCCACAAACAATTGATATTTTCCAATCATTGTCTCCAACCTCTTTGCAGTCAGATCTTCAAAAACTTTGGGTAGTTAAG GTTGCAGTCATAGAAAAGAATGGTTTTGGGAAGATCATCTTTGCAATG GTCTGA
- the LOC108980528 gene encoding haloacid dehalogenase-like hydrolase domain-containing protein 3 isoform X1, with amino-acid sequence MSILPKLRCITVDVTGTLIAYKGELGDYYCMAAKSVGLPCPDYKRVHEGFKLAYKDMAKKHPCFGYATKMPNIVWWKTCVRDSFVRAGYDYDEDTFEKVFRRIYASFGSSAPYTLFPDSQPFLRWVREQGIKVGIVSNADYRYRDVILPAMNINQGSEWDFGVFSGLEGVEKPDPRIYEIVLKRAGDIAPEEVLHIGDSMRKDYVSAKTLGMHALLLDRFKTPDAEEWRKSGAIVLPELMATKDWLTSRKSTC; translated from the exons ATGTCAATATTGCCAAAATTACGGTGTATCACCGTGGATGTTACTGGTACTTTGATAGCTTACAAAGGAGAACTTGGTGACTACTATTGCATGGCAGCCAAATCTGTTGGGCTGCCATGCCCTGACTACAAACGTGTGCATGAGGGCTTCAAACTTGCCTATAAAGACATGGCCAAAAAGCATCCTTGTTTTGGGTATGCCACAAAAATGCCCAACATAGTGTGGTGGAAGACGTGTGTGAGAGACTCCTTTGTCAGG GCTGGATATGACTATGACGAGGATACATTTGAGAAGGTGTTCAGACGCATATATGCATCTTTTGGTTCATCTGCTCCTTATACTCTCTTTCCAGACTCCCAACCATTTCTAAGATGGGTGCGTGAGCAGGGGATTAAAGTTGGGATTGTTAGTAATGCAGATTATCGGTATCGAGATGTAATTCTTCCAGCCATGAATATCAACCAG GGATCTGAATGGGACTTTGGAGTGTTTTCTGGTCTCGAAGGTGTAGAGAAACCTGACCCAAGGATTTACGAAATTGTGCTCAAGAGAGCTGGAGATATTGCACCGGAAGAAGTTCTGCATATTGGGGACAGCATGCGCAAAGACTATGTGTCAGCAAAGACTCTGGGGATGCATGCATTACTGTTGGATAGATTCAAGACGCCTGATGCTGAGGAATGGAGAAAATCTGGTGCCATTGTGCTTCCTGAATTAATGGCAACAAAAGATTGGCTTACTTCACGAAAGTCAACCTGCTGA
- the LOC109018938 gene encoding pentatricopeptide repeat-containing protein At1g09220, mitochondrial yields MLRLRRRVPHLHLIAKGLSCSCSSSLHHATHLRPNTPQQLQLLKQLVSLLQKHSWSRQATQQVHSHFITSGFLHSQQSTSYILLLVNTLLRCYSLGQFPLEALLLYKNLNYLSFDSFTYTFLLHTCANLHSIFSGLQLHALVFKVGFQSQVYVQTALVYAYAVCGSLVEAMHVFDEMPKRNTVTWNVMISGLAKWGHLQLSRSLFDQMPTRTVVSWTAIIDGYTRMNRPDEALSLFRRMAIYEGIKPSEISLLAIFPAISIVGALKICQSVHTYGEKRGFNISNIRITNSLIDSYAKCGCIKSASRLFEDTSAQRKNLVSWTSIISSFAMHGMGKEAMESFEKMEEVGMKPNRVTFLSLLNACSHGGLVEEGLKFLNKMLNSYQIVPDIKHYGCLIDMLGRAGRLEEAEKMALGIPVEILNVVIWRTLLGACSFHDNVEMGERVTSKILEMEREYGGDYVLMSNIFAGVGMFGDAERLRKLMDKRNIFKVPGHSLV; encoded by the coding sequence ATGCTGAGGTTGAGGAGGAGAGTGCCGCATCTTCACTTGATAGCCAAGGGGCTGTCCTGTTCTTGCTcctcttccttacaccatgccACCCATCTCCGGCCTAATACACCACAGCAACTGCAACTACTAAAGCAGTTGGTCTCTCTCTTACAAAAACACTCATGGAGCCGCCAAGCCACCCAACAAGTCCACTCTCACTTCATTACCTCTGGCTTTCTACACAGCCAGCAGTCCACATCCTATATCCTTCTCCTTGTTAACACTCTGCTCCGCTGCTATTCCCTCGGCCAATTCCCTCTAGAAGCTCTCCTGCTTTACAAAAACCTCAACTATCTTTCCTTTGACAGCTTCACCTACACTTTCCTACTCCATACCTGTGCTAACTTACACTCTATCTTCTCAGGACTTCAACTCCATGCTCTCGTCTTCAAAGTTGGTTTTCAGTCCCAAGTTTATGTCCAAACTGCTTTGGTATATGCATATGCAGTTTGTGGGTCTTTAGttgaagccatgcatgtgtttgatgaaatgcCTAAGAGGAACACCGTAACCTGGAATGTCATGATCTCCGGTTTGGCGAAATGGGGTCATCTCCAACTTTCTCGTTCTCTCTTCGATCAGATGCCTACTCGGACTGTTGTGTCATGGACAGCTATCATTGATGGGTACACACGCATGAATCGGCCCGATGAAGCTTTGTCTTTATTTCGAAGAATGGCTATTTATGAAGGTATAAAACCCAGTGAAATCTCTCTCCTTGCCATTTTTCCGGCTATATCAATTGTGGGGGCCCTTAAAATCTGCCAATCGGTTCACACTTATGGGGAGAAAAGAGGATTTAATATATCTAACATACGCATTACAAATTCTCTCATAGACTCGTATGCAAAATGTGGATGCATAAAGAGTGCATCAAGATTGTTCGAGGATACGTCTGCCCAGAGAAAAAATCTGGTGTCTTGGACATCCATAATATCTAGTTTTGCAATGCACGGCATGGGAAAAGAAGCTATGGAGAGTTTTGAAAAGATGGAGGAAGTTGGAATGAAGCCGAATCGGGTAACTTTCTTGAGTCTTTTAAATGCCTGTAGTCATGGCGGACTGGTCGAGGAGGGGCTAAAATTTCTGAACAAGATGCTAAATAGTtatcaaattgtgccagataTCAAGCACTATGGGTGTTTAATAGATATGTTGGGGAGAGCGGGGAGGTTAGAAGAAGCGGAGAAGATGGCATTGGGGATACCTGTTGAGATTCTTAATGTGGTGATTTGGAGGACACTATTGGGTGCTTGTAGCTTTCACGATAACGTTGAGATGGGTGAGAGAGTCACCAGCAAGATATTGGAGATGGAAAGAGAATATGGAGGGGACTATGTGCTCATGTCCAACATCTTTGCAGGTGTGGGTATGTTTGGAGATGCTGAGAGGCTGAGAAAATTGATGGATAAGAGAAATATCTTCAAAGTTCCAGGCCACAGTTTGGTCTGA